The DNA sequence CCCTGGAAAGCAGTACTACCCCAgcaggtggggtgtgtgtgtgtgtgtcatgtctGGCCTCACCTGCTTCATCTTGGCCAGCTCTCGACGTGTGTGCTCGTCATTACGCAGATCCTTCTTGTTCCCCACCAGGATGATAGGCACATTGGGACAGAAGTGCTTCACCTCTGGAGTCCACTTCTCAGGGATGTTCTCTACAGGGACAAAAGGACCCAGTAATCCCCTGAGTAAAACCCAGACAAGCACATACTATGTGCACCCCAAAATGCACATTTAATAACCATTCACAGATTAGGGGAGCTACTTTCATATGCTTGCTGGAAGAAATAAAGGAGCATGCTACCTCCTCGATATCAAAGTGATAGCCTAAGAAAATGCACCGTGATGACCAGATAAGGAACAAGAGCTAAAAACTGGACATATGTAAATCCAGGGGAAGCACAAAGAAATGGGGAGGGACAACAATGTCAAAGTGAATGCACATATGGTAGTGATGAAGTACATGCTATATCTCCACAACAAGTTACACTGAGGTGGTGGTCACTGACCTTGAGCTAATCAACAAACTGTTGTGGACAAAGCACCTTTGGACTTCACAACCAGATGCCACCACACCTGCGCCACCATAGGAGGGGGTGTTTAGCACTCACCTAAACTGTCTGGACTGTCAATGGAGAAGCACATGAGGATGACATCAGTGTCAGGGTAGGAGAGAGGCCTCAGGCGGTCATAGTCCTCTTGGCCAGCTGTATCCCACAAGGCAAGTTCTACCTACAGAAGCACAAAGTGCAGCTTAGTGGTGACATGTCCTCAGGGTCCCGTCATTGTCATCCCATGACATGAGCTTAAGCACAAGCTCTGCAATGTGCCAGTGGCAAACGCTTCCAGACCTTTAGGCTGCTTCAGATGACCCAGCTTAGAGTCAACACAGAAGAATGTGGATCCTGTCTGAATTCAGTCAGAGATACATATAAATGCAGTCTCCAAGGATCTATCAAGTCATTCTTCTGCCAGTTCTCCCCTCTCACTTTGAAAACCAATGACCATTTCCACTCGTTGTGGGAGTGGGGTATACCAAGCAGCCTTTCTAGTTATTACCCTGACAAACTCAGAGAAGTAGAGCACAAGCAACTTTTATTCCCAATATGTGCACTAGGAGGTGAATGATTATGGCAATACAGAAAAGGCAATTCAGCATTTCATACAGTGCTAGCCTGAAAATAAACATTACTAATCTTCTCTTCAGAAAAAGCAGCTAAATAAAGAACCATTTCTCTCTTTTCCTGTATCCATCCAACTTTGTTACTGGAGAAAATATATTTACTGTTAACCTTTTCTATCAGCTGCATTTTCACAGTAGGGCTGTGCCTTCATATGGATGCCCAGAAAATCTCCTTTCTCAGGCTCCTTGATGGCACCACATGGCCATGCTGGGTATTTTCCAGGGCTAGCTGCACTATCTGTGCTGTTAGATATATAAGCATCccactgtatccacaggggttccatttcgAACCCCTTCACTGAAACTGCGAATCCACAGATACTAGGGATATGCTTCAAAAAGTTGGGAAAGAAAAATAGCTTTGTCTACTGTTGCAccaagaagcagctgctttgagggcTCCAGGTAGTcatctgagctgcctgcagcctcttcctagTCATGCAGAGGCTCCTCCCTTCACTCAATGTCATCCCAGAATgttttgcaatgcattctggaatgaccttgggtgaagggaggagccaCTGGGTAACCAGGAAGAGGTTGTaggcagctcagaagactgcctagggcagcatttctcaacatttgtcccctgctgtaccactttgcatcgttcacctattggaagtaccactggaactaactggcaatgatgtcatcaccagttacttgaGAGGCTTGACACAGCACACAGgtaagtaagaggctcagggtggacgggagggctttcctgagtatgcaaaaagtgcatgctagAGCACTGCCCGCTGAGCTAAGCCTctcactgccaagcagcaggaTTCAGGGGGTCCCGCTTGAGTACCACTCATTGAAAAACATTGACCTAGAGCCCTCAAAATGCATCAACGGCTGGTTAGACATGCCTGACATCACACCAAGACTTTCTGGGGAGTGAACTACAGGCACACCCTGTTATCCACAGAACTGTGGATAACTGGAACTGCGGgtgccaaatccacagatactggagtACACCTGCATACCCCCAGAAAGTCTTTGTGTGAAGTCATAGGTAGGCCTGACTAACCATCTCTTCAAAGTACTACCCTTTACCATATTTCCTTACAAACTGAATCAGcctttttcaatcactgtgccgtggcacattggtgtgccatgagagtttgggggagggtcatttgttaatggggtcaatggggatgtgagtccccccactaacagcatggggtgccttgtcaattgtcaaaagctgatgatgtgcactgacaattttagtaccttattagtgtgccatgagatgaaaaagttgaaaatcactgatctaaattAATCAACTGTAGTTTTATGCCACGAGTCGGACTCAAACAACAGTTTCTGACACCAGACAAAAAGTGATGCTAGAACATTAAGACCTGGTTAACATTTGAACTCTGACCTCTCCAATGCCTCTGTGagcacttttccccttctctactTTGGAAAAACGTCTTAGGTTTTGAAAGGAGCAATGTCCTACCCAGGGACATGAGTAAGGGCTGCCAGGGGGAAGGAATAGCAGAGGAATCTGCAGTAACAAAATTAACAGACCACTGTTTCCAATTAACCCTTCCATCTCCATGACCAGAGGCATCCCCCATCAACATGCAGTTTAGCAGCTTCCTGAATCTGCTCTTACCTGCTTCCCGTCCACCTCAATGTCAGCCACATAGTTCTCAAAGACAGTTGGAACATAGACCTCTGGGAACTGGTCcttgctgaacacaatgaggAGGCAAGTCTTTCCACAAGCTCCATCTCCCACAATGACAAGCTTCTTGCGTATGGCAGCCATCTCTActgaaatggggggaaaaacagctctTTACAACAAGAATGACAATGCAGCTTGCGAGCAACTAATTTTAAGACATCAAACTGACAGTGGCAGTCAAGGGCTCCTTCCCATACCCAAAATTCAACAGGGCCCCATTACCAGAGATTCCAATTCTTCAACACAAACCTCTTCCCTCAGCTTTGGCAATTGGTACTTCTCTCCGGAATTGCATTTGGACACCGGCATCTCCGATTGCTATAGTACAGATTAAACCAGATCTGTGAAGAGCCATGTAAGTGCCAAGCAATGAGATCAGAGCTCACTACTTTGCTCTACTCTGTACAGCTGATAAAGCTCAGTGGTCAAGAAGGGCACAAGTACTGCACATTCAACCTCCACAGATCTATGCCATggacagaggtgtttgtttccagtgagtaaggtagattacagcccaagtcttactgaacacaatgggcttacttctgagtaaaataacaccattttcaaacacctgtgGCTATGGAATGCCAACACTATAGGCCTATGCTATCCCCAGAAGTCAGCCTAGCAGGCTAGACTACTGCATACATGGGCTACCTTGTGGTATACAGCAGCTCTATGCTTCTGCCAAGCTGGCCCACAAGCCCAATTATGTACAGCCAACCAGAGGTTGTAAAATAAAGAACTAGTACCTGTACTAGCCTGTGGCACCTTGGACTAAGATTTGACTGCAAAGTTACTCTGCTCTGTGAGCTTTCATCAATTTAACTAGTATGTCAACCAACTAAAATTTTAATCAGATTGGGAAACCAATGATTTGAAAGttgagatttattttttaaaatgtatctctGGTTGGCAAGACTGAGAATGGAAGAGCCATGGCAACTCATCAGTATTAAGAATGAAACTTTTGATTTCAAGATGTTTATACTAAATGTGAATCAAAGTTGTTCTAACACAGTATGAGGCTTCCTGGCAGGTGAACTGGGAAAGTACAAATCTGAAAAAAAGCATACAAATCCATGTGGTTTGTGGAGAGGGAAGAGAAATCACCCCAATAGCGTACTCAGAGACCACTTTCAACAGAGAAGCACTAGGCTCTTGCTTCACTTACAGTATCAAGAAAGAGGAAGCACTAATTGCAACCCAGAGCAACAGTGAATGTTCCTGCTAAACATAAAAGTACATGCAAGCAATGTGTCACAGTGGAAGGACTTTTACCCATAAGAAGATGGAGAAATTCAAAGAAGTCAAAATGAAGAGATTTGCCCTTAGTATACTTACCCTTGTATACTTAGTATACTTGCCCTCAGTATATGGAAACTGAACTTTAGTGCTGTAGAAAGCATTTTGAAAGAACAAAGGACAGATACAACAATATTTTGAAACCCCATCTTAATCACTCTATTATACTTCATtctaaaaaatacatatatttcctAGAAATTTTTTCCCAGTTTCCCAAAATGTCCAAGCTTTCTACTGGAAAAACAAAGCACACAATGATTTGTTCAGGTCTTAGCACCTCCATACATCAGCCTCCAACTGCAGTCTGAAGTGCCCAGACCCTGGACTCTCACAATGAGAACAAGACCTCAGATACAGATAAGCACACTGACATCCTTGGCAGGCCTGAATCAGACTAGCAAACATGCCAGACTATGTTATGCTTGTTACTGTACAAGCACTTCTGCAAGGGAACACTGCAGAAGCAGTCCTTTTCTCCTCCCTGTCACAGCACATGGGATGGAGCAACTCCACTCCCTGGGCACACAACTAGAGTTGAGGGCTCACATGACCTGCCCTTGAAGAAGAGGCAAGGTTTCCTGCCACATAAGTACATGATCTTGTCATGAGAAAGAAGTTATTTTAACTTCTTATTTTAACTTGCCACAAAAATGCAAGTCTCTAAGGAACAAAGTATGATCTAATAAATTATGCAAGTTATTGGGGGGTGCGAAGAATTGAACTAGAAACCTAGACAAAAATGACACTACTTGCAGATTTTCCTACTACTGCAGAAGTGTCTATCGTATTGCACCCCAACATCATGCACAAAAGCAATTATTTCCAAGCTTCATGTCACTCTGCATTAACATTGCTCTTTACAATGCTCAGAGTGTTTCACTTTATCTCAGTACCCTTTATAATATCTTGTGAAGTTCTTCTTGTTACTTCTGTActgcatattgggggggggggagagagagaaaagacacACCAAAGCAGAGAGGTAGTGGTTTGCCTAGGCATCACTGACATTCAAACCAGAAATTTCACAATTCACAGCCCCATCTCTTAGCAAATACACAAGCTTTGTTACTTCTGCTAAGTTACAACCACTTAATGCCTGCAAAAAGTTAATATACAAACAACAAAGCACATTTTAACATGGCCAGTTTGAAGTTGCCACTATCAAGAAGATGCTTAACTAATACTCTGCATCTCAAGAGGAATGTGATCCATGTGTTAGGAATATTATAAAACAAACTCAAAAGTTGATTTACAAATATTTAATGGGTGAGACATCATTTTTTCAAAGACAGAATGAGACATGCAACACAATTCTACATGTTTACACAAAGAATGAAGTTCAGTGGGATCAAGTGACTGTGTTGGAGTGTTCAAGGTGAGCATCTAAGGAAAAACACAGAAGCTGAAGTGCCAGTTCTCTACccagtgaaaaaataattttaaaaagtctcataTGACCCCATGCACCAGCAAGGGTCCAAGAATTCACCAACTATAAACCACAACTATTCCCACACTGAAGCTGCTTATGAAATGGGACCAAAGGAGCTACAGTTGGCACAACTTCCCATTTGACTCATCAAATCCAGACCAGAAGTAGGGTTTTTCCTAGGAAAAAATGTCACTGCCTAGTTCTAAAACTGGGCATTGGAGATTCACAGCCAACTCTAGCTTAGCTGGAACACTCATGCTGATTTTAAGACCAGAAAGTTTATATGCCAGGCCTTGGAGTTAGGATGGGAGGAGCAGAACACCCTGGTGACTAACTGCTTTGGATGTGTACTGAGAGATATTTAAAGCTAGGCAAGTCACACCCATATCTGGAGCTCTAAACAACTTTTTCTTACTTCAAAAGAAAAGTTTGTCTCCTTTGGAGTGCTTTAAGGCCAAGAACTAACTGACCACTTTCAATTCCAGGTCAATCATCTGAAGAGATTTCCCATAGGTAATATATCATTCATTACTGCTAGAAATGCAGAAAAAAGATTCTCTCTTCTAGAGCTGAACGTTCCTCCTGCAGCAAAAAATTTCACTATTACAACAAAAAGTCACTTTAGTAAAAATCGGGAACACAAAAGATTTTGGGGATCTTAATTCCTGGTGCTCAGCTTCAAGGTAGCCTTCCCTTTTAGTGGAAGACTCCAAAGTCAGAAAATTGTCATCAGATATGAAATGGATGACTTCGATAAGAGAAAACCCCTCCAGAAATAAACACACTATGGAACAAGTTACTCTCATCTAAGGCATGATAAGGGCCAACATCCTCAAGTGACTCAGCAAGCTGGAAAATTAATCTTACTGTGCTGCAAGTTAGAAGCGGGAACAGGGAGACAGACAAGTGCACAGCAAGAATCTAAAGAAAATGTTCATACCCTAATACAAAGAGTAACCCTCAAATTCTAATACAGGTAGTCCAGACTGATCCTCCCTAGAACAACCCTATCTGGAAAATAAGCATTCAAGGATCTAAGTTGCACTCTCAACTCCCATGCaatgtctcctcctataaagcaGAAACTACTTGTTGTTTCCTCTGTTTTTAAGTGTCACATGGATACTGATCATCCCTTTCCTCCAACAGGAAGGGAGGTGGCCATTACTCCCAACAGACTCAGTAAAGTAGTAAAAATGACACCTACTCATCCAACACTGTATTTTTGCAGTACTTACAACAACAGCATGACCCTCAACCCCTTACCACCAAAGCAGAGGACAGAAGTCAGTGCTAGTTTAATCTCAAATTCTTCTTGTACAGGGGAAAATGAGCGTTTTCTGTGTTTAAACACTTAAAATTGCTCTTCAAACGCACTGGGGTGGAAGGGAATTCAACTGTCCAACATTATTCTTCCCATATTGCAAATGACTAAGAGATAAGGCTGAGAGACTTTTTGCTTAAGTTGCAGGGAATAAGGTTGTAATATAGTATGCAGCACTGTCCTCTTATATTGCCAACTGACCAAAATGGCTGAGTGTCTTATGGAACCTTAGAGAAGCAAGaactgggaaggggagagggggaaaagtccgtccccccccttttttgccttCAAGGAATTTTCCAATTTGAGTGCCAGAAAACCAGAGCATTTTAGCACAAGCTTTAAGACTCTTATGCAATATTGTCTTTCAGAATTGACACACTTGTTAAAGCAGTACTTTAAAGTATTGTTACAAAGTTTCAGTCCATGTGAACTCAAAATGTTAATAATagcagcactgctactgcatctGTCTGGATTACTAAACAAATAATGCTCTTAGGACCAAACCAAAAGTTTGGCATATTGCTAGGCATATTGCTCCTGTAAGCAAGTGGACAAGACAAGAATCTCTCACTCCTCCCACTTCTTACTTGCCTCAGATTCCTTCAACTAATAAATGTTTGTATGcacacacagggccagcccacacatgaggccaactgaagtgatcgcctcaggcagcaggctgaTCAAAACTAACTAGTCTCAGTCCACCTACTTGTCTTcacagctcctcctccccccactctctggattgagaaggaagagggggacagacaggaagaggaaatgtggaggggagaagagtactaagttagaacactggagagtgggaggaacagaggctggcacatcactggttaatgggggacagaattggcaTGCTGCATCAGGACATCTTGGGTTGGCCCTGAGTATATATCCATATCTAAATGAAGCAGACTATACGCACATACAGGTTACGGATAATTACCTCTACAGTTACTGTGACACTTGCAGCCTACTGTGCGTGTTTACAGATACAAGTCCCACCACATTCAGCAGGGTCCACTTCCAATTAAGCGTACATAGAACCACAGCCTTACTGTATATGATAGACTTATACCGATGTTTATTACCAGTTCTTACACTACATATTTTGAGACttaaaaatatgaaatttttCTTTCTGCATAATCCGGCTTAAGCCCAGATCCTAAAAGCTGACTTTATTTACTACAACACTGATGGTTTCTGTTTGTACCTTGAGTTTAATTCCCCTCCACCCCGTTTTTCCAAACTGGCAAAAAAACAACGGATGTAACAACTTGCAGAGCCATCTCGAATACTGGATTTATTTGTTAATATTGTTTGAATGAATTCAATCACATAACACTCCTATGTGCTTCTTAAGTAACACATGACACATTTTCTTGAAGCACTAAAGGTTTGACAAATGTTTGATATGtggtctcttctcctccccccttcctggtctggattttgttttgctttccagacGACAAGGAGACGAGATGAAATTGTTTTGCCCCATAGCTTTAAAAGTTCCCTGAAACTGTACATCTTTAGACAATCATGTGTAATGTAACCCATTGtttaccagccattttcaaccactgtgccgtggctcattggtgtgctgtgagtgatccacaggtgtgccacagaaattattagcagggccaatgagggatgtgagccccccactagcagcatagtgtgccttgccaaCTGTGAAAAGACTGAGGGTGTGCCTCAAcacttttagtgccttgttagtgtgctgtgagatgaaaagggctgaaaattGCCAGTTGATGCCCTCCATTTAAGGGAGGGCTAAGAAATGGTGACTGGCTGCACGTAATGCTGTCCACTCTTACTAAAGACAGATGTGGGGCAGTTAAAGCTCCCCTGCAACACCATCTCTTCATTTCAGGTGGAAGTTTAGTCCAACTTGCACAGGAGTTTCCTAACGAAGGGCTTTACAACCGGTCTGCTAGCAAAGCTGGTTATATAGATGGGGCTCTAGACCACATACGGACAGGGCTGTGCTGCcaagagacaggcaggcagacaaggGGGCACACACCCTTCAAGCAGACTCTTCAGGCCCAGTGCTCTGTACTGCTGAGCCACCTGGTATCAGCAGTCCCATGAGGGGACTCAGCTGAAGGTCCCTCGGCCCAGAGAGACCTGGAGCTGCAGCAAAGGGAGGCCCAGTCCAGCTCGACAGCCAccctgtcaccccctccccctgcttggaCACAGAAGGCCTTCGACTTCTTCCAGTGTGTAACGGAGCCCTCCAGCCCCACCGGAAACCAGAGGGCGTGAGTTGCTCCAGTTGTTCTGTCTTTATGCTACCCCCCACCTCAAGCTACAAACGGCTCTGCGCATGCGCGTTGCCCTCAATCCCACACCCCAGCCTCAGATACCCGTTTCTGAAGATTCCATCCAATCAAAAGCGTCTCCCCCCATAACCACCGAGGGTGCGCGCGACCCGCCCTGTCGCCAGCCATCCTCTTCGCGCATGCGCCTTAACGACACTCCGCGAGGCCGCCcccccatccaactttccaccaaCTGCTGTTAAGAAGCCCTAACCGTCGACTTTCGCCCACAGCCCCCTGTCCGTTGACGCGGCATGCTCTTCTGCTCCCCTCCCGACCGCCCCCGTGCGAGCCTCCGTCTTACCGGGTTCAATCGGCTGCCTTCACTGCCGGCTCCGCCCGGCTCACCCACCGCCTCCCGGACTCCGCACAGCTGCCCCCTCACAAGCCCCACCCACCTCGTGATTGACAGACGCGTTCGCCCTATTGGAGAACTCTATGCAAACATCGGATCCCGTCGCCGCGGTATAAAAAGGAGGCTGAACGGAGGGCTGAGACCGCCCCCCTTAGATTGATGGACGGCTGTAGCCAATGAGGAAGCACCtgcggcccccccccccaaggttggtCGCGTCATCGGGCGCTGCCAGATTCCGGAATGAGAGACTTGGGCAACCAATCACCACCCACCTCCTACGCATCATGATGGACAGATACAACCAGCCAATCGATCGTGCGTTTGGAAAACATCTGTCCAATAGCAGATGGAGAGCGGGACTTCTCCTTCCTATGTCGGCTGCCGCTGGTATCCTGAGCCGGCCAATTGAGACACGCTATGAGCGAATGAAGTCTTGTGATTTCCCAGCAAAGGCGGAGCTAAAGCCTCCCGAGGCTCCGCCTACCTAGTAACCAGTGTTCGCCGGCAACCAATGGCGGCGACGGCTGTAAGCCCTTCCCCAGAGCGTCTCCATAGTAAGCCGCGCCCATCTCCAGCGACCCGTAGAAGCGCTGCTTCCCGCCCAATTGTTGCTTACGGCGGGGTGGGAAGACCAGGCGGGCGACTCGGGCGTCCATCTTGGGAACGTCCCAGTGGCGCCCCCCAGAGGCGGGAAGTGCTCTGCCTGAGCAGGGAGCTGCTGCgtgcctcttccaggcagggaggggcacCGCTCCAGCCAGGGCGGTGAGCAGTACTGCTATGGAGAGGTCTTCTTCGGGCTCGCTCCCTCAGCCTCACAGAGCTGCAGCAACCGCCTACAGCTTTGCAGCCCCAACTAGGGACTggcaacccaagcctatgcacgtctactcagaagcaagtcccattctgtgcagtgggctttactcccaggtaagtgtggctaggattacagcctactcCTCACTGCATAGGGCACTTCTGGCTGAGATACACCAGAAATAGAATGAAAACGTTTTTCCCACCACAAGAACTGTGAAGCCAATGATTAAAATACTCTACAACTAATAATGGATTATTCCATCAGGAAGGAGGTGAACAAACAGCTGCCTGACTAGCTATATACATGCAGAAACCCTTGTCTTCCTCTTGGGGTAGGCAGAGATATGGGGGAGGGAGATGCCAGTCGCACCTGAAGGCCACATGCCATCTCAATCCTCAAGCTGGAAAGCATCGTTAGATGCTATCCCAAGCTCCCCTTGGGTCACATTGAGCCTACATACAGTTGCCTAGTACTGTATAGAAACACAAAAAGGGCATAGGGACTCTGTTAGAGGATAACCGACGCCCCCAAACGAGGCAACAAATTAATACAAAATTCATGGCACCACTAACACCAAACCACTTCAAAAGTCAATGTGTTCCAGTAATTCTGAGCTCAACAGGTGTCTTGCAAGTGGTGCAAACATAGCCAAGCATCCCTCTGATGCTTTTTATGTAATACAAGCTCACATCTAAAGAAGTGAGCACTAACACAGAGCACACCAACAGTTTAAGTAGAACTGTTACACTACAGAGTGTTCAACCTAGTTCCTGCTGCTGAATAGTATCCTTCAATCACAACTGCAATATAAAGGAATAGTAGCACAGCTCCTTCCTTTCTGCATTTGGATAAAGATGGTCAACTACATACAGAAAACCAGAACAAAAGAATCCTTATGGAGGAGACAATGgatatttttttccatttagtTCCTCTGCA is a window from the Tiliqua scincoides isolate rTilSci1 chromosome 2, rTilSci1.hap2, whole genome shotgun sequence genome containing:
- the LOC136639324 gene encoding transforming protein RhoA-like — protein: MAAIRKKLVIVGDGACGKTCLLIVFSKDQFPEVYVPTVFENYVADIEVDGKQVELALWDTAGQEDYDRLRPLSYPDTDVILMCFSIDSPDSLENIPEKWTPEVKHFCPNVPIILVGNKKDLRNDEHTRRELAKMKQEPVKPEEGRDMANRISAFGYLECSAKTKDGVREVFEMATRAALQAKRGRKKTSCQLL